The DNA region TACCTTGCCGGCGGCAGTAGCAAGAATATCAAAAGTTATATAGAAATAAAACCTCAAACCAAAGGAaagctttttctctctcatattgTTGTGTGTCTCTCatggattttcaaaaatttcttgcactttctctctattttctttttcatttctatcttCCTGATCCATCTCATTCTCCAATTCAATTGCTCGGATGACTTGGAGGCAAGAAAATGCatatctcactctctctctgtttgttgTGTATGTGTTTGTTCAAATGCCACTGGGAATGGTTTGAATTTGATACGGTTTTTCATAGGCAATGAGGATTAGTGCCTGAAACTTCAGAAGGGTGGTTTCTTCGAAGCTTTTAATCCCACTCATCCAACGTTTCTCTCTATGTTAATTTTGATAAACTTCAGGTTGTGGTGGTATGGGTGTGAACTAATGGTAGTGGTTGGCCGACGTTGATGACGTCGGCGATCTGTGGTGGTAGCAGTGTGGTTGGTGGCGATGGTTGGCCGGCACAGACGTCGCCGACGAAGGTACAGTTGTGGGATGACTTGGCCtgggtgatttgtttattttaatttatttactacTGTTTATTTTAGGTAACAAATAATAAAGAcataaaattagaatttaattaattagggaACATATGACAAACTTTTATAGGTGAAGTATAGAGTGGAGTAGACAaaatgagacagaagatttggactctatGCATATAAGGGTTCGATAGTAGTGGTGCATCTTCATGATATTATGGTGAAACTAGCAAAACAGTTGAACCACTTATATGACAACGacagccaaaaacaaaaaaggaaagaagaattGAAAAGGAAACCAATTTGAATAGAAACCTCCATGATAACACCAACCTTTTCTTTTGTAttcataaacttttttataaactataatttaacCAGCTTTAAAGTAAAAGTTTAACCAGAAAATTAATAATACCATCATATTTGTTAACAATGATTTAAAATATACCATAAAAGCTACCATTTTGAATACTAAATTAATAAATCAAATTCATCCAAAAtcacttttttataaaattatttataagaaaGAAGTGTCTAAGTTTTTAGCAAGACTATTTCAAAACCCCATAGATCAATAGTATGATGCATGAAAATTGAGATCTCTAAATTTACTATATGTCCTCTATGTTCATTAAACACATACTCAAGTTCCTtcgaacaaaaaaaaaaaaaaaaaggttaaagtttatctccaaattaatttatagaaaaattcttcaaactcccactaaaaaattaatataactaTATATCTTGAAAACCTAACTACTAAATTGCATatattttatgttcttaatatgtatttcaaattttgttcaaatcaaGTGCTAAATTACCATTTAATTtgtaaacatattttttaagcataatttaaaactacataaacttaaatatttaatatttaattgtgATATAATTATTGATCGCTGATCTATCTAAAATTTtggaagtataaaaaaaatgtaatctaacaaaaaaatttgtcgaaattaaaattaaaaaaaataaagatagatTAAATAGAAACTTTGTCCATTTAAGAATCAAAATcatctatacttttttttttttaactttgttttctttctttacgACAAAGCAATTTCTCGAGAAGTTgttatcaggaaaaaaaaaaaaaaaaaaaaaaattctcgaGAAATAGGACGTTATTATCTCTTTTGGACCCTACCAATACccccaaaaatcacaaaattccaacaaccaaaaaaataaaagaaaccaaCCTCCACACATCCCAAAACCACTCTTGCTTTCCCAAAACCACTTACACTTTTTGTCTCTCCCCTCTCCTTTTATAAATACACTCTCTTATCCCAAACCCTCTTTCACAAAACAGATCCTACCCAACACCGAAATATCGGACCAAGCTAATCGATTTCttgaaggaggaaaaaaaaaatcaaatcaaatcaaatatgaGCTATTTGAACCGGGTTTGGATGGCGGCGAGCGTGGCAGTGGTGCAAGGCCACACAGACCAGGGGCAGAAGTGGAAAACCGGCCTCAAATCCCTTCAACACGGGAAACGAAAATTCTTCTACGGCACCGGTAGCGACGCGTCGGATCTCCGGCCGCTTTCAGGGATGATCGGATCGGACTTCCCCCGAGTTGTGGGTAATCGTGACGGAAATATCGAAAGGTCCGACGAGTCTCTCAGGCGAATCATGTACTTGAACTGCTGGGGCCAAGGCTGAGAGATCGCCGGAGAAGAATTTTTCGGCCGAAATTGAACGCAAAACCCGGGACGTGGTAGTTGACTCGGCACtcgggtaaaaaaaaaaagagcttggAGGATCGGGCGAGTTGAAGAGATGATTGGAAAAAATGGTTGTAGTCAACTATTAATCCCTTGAATTGTATAAAAACAGAGTAACAGTTGTAATAAATCAGTAAATATTCGCTATTAGAACTCttatttgttaattattatGCAACATGCAAGTGGtattagaatttctttttttgctctTCCTTTTTTCAAGAAGGAAGTGACGTCCACTATTACTCCACATCTTTGGAATCTCTTCTCTTGATGGTACTGTGGTGGATTAATCGAGCCAAAATTGCAATTTACTGTCTTTTGATCTTAATCTCAACCTATAaggttacattttttttttaattatgaaaaacgATTCAGACAAAAAGGCTAAGCATCCCCAATGATTCAGGACAAAGTCCCATTAAGATGCACCCTGCACAGTGACATAGTTCATTACTAGAGAGTAATGAACTATGTCACTAAAGATGTTGGAGAACTATAGTAGGCAAAAAAGCGTCAACGCATCCATTGCCATCTCTCTAAGAAGAGGAACAGGACCTCCAATCATCGAGGAGAGAAGCAACAGGACCTCTATAATGCGATGTGACGTTTTTTGAAGAAGAATCTACGAAGCCAGCGACAGTAGtagcatttaaaaataaaacttaaatatattgacattatgaaataaaataataaaataaaacttaaatatatatatatatgcaaatatatatatatatatatatataattttaagagtttttatattttgaaaatagttGTATGATAGTTTTATTATCAATGCTATCAATTGCATCTTTTTTAATGTACACAATCAAACAATTATTAAACTATTGATATTTCGTTCAATTACTAACACCTTGCTTTAATAAGTAACGAACGAATAGCattaacaaaatgaaatcatcattttttatgatatgttccaaacaatttttattaaaataattaggATTAAATCGACACAATGCTCCACTAATTTCTTATTCAAGTCAATAGGAATTTGCGTAGAAGATGAATCTTGCaatataatcaattttcttataAGAAATTTGTTCATAGTGCTAGTAAAAGAGTAAAGGGTAAACTATAAGTTAATTCAATATTTTCAACTTGGGCATTTAACCATTATATTAATCATGTTTAACAAAGTATTCATGTATTACTTTAGTGCATCTGCATGTACAAAATGTATCACATAAATTTTTAGGTTTGTTCAATCcgggttctgtttgattcttagagaaataatggaagatatcaatttttccaaggtatgtggtccaaggagtcAGGCATAGCCAAtattctgtttgattcttagaaaaataatggtaaatatcaattttttcaaggtatgtagtccgaggagccaggcatagccaatgttctgtttgattcttagagaaataataaatgtaATGCATAAAGTAATAGGCTATATagaactaaaaaatatttcattaataataataccttcgcaggttatttacattcgaGGGACGTGGTACAACCTTTTCATCCATATCTTCAAGAAAGTAAGTCCCAATTCCAGCTACTGAGGTGATATGATATGGTCATTCCTAGTTTGGCCCTAGTTTTCCCCAAGTTGGATTTTTTACTGTACCCAAAACCTTCCTTAATACCAAATCCCTTGGTGCTAGTCGTCATAACTTCACGTTTGAGTCATAACCCTGTTTAAGCTTGTGCTAATAATATGCTAGCTAAACCATAGCATTTTCCCTCCGTTCTTCAACCAAATCCAGGCTTTTCTCCAACAATCCATTGTTGATACTCGGACTAAAAGAGCTCGACCTCAGCGTTGGGAAACCTGTCTCTAGAGGAATTACTGCTTCcgccccataagtcattgaaaaaggAGTCTCTCCTGTGGACCTACGGGGTGTAGTTCTGTAGGTCCAAAGGACACGTGGcagctcttccacccatctccccttagcatcatccaacctcttcttaaaCTCATTAACAATTACCTTATTAACAGCCTTGGCCTGTCCATTCCCTTGCGGATAAGCCAGAGTTCCAATATCTATTTGTAATACCCAGATCGCAGCAATATCTTCTataggccttactatcaaactgaacACCATTATCCGAGATAAAGGTATGAGGAATTTTAAACCgggtgacaatatttttctagACAAATCTTCTTGTGTCTAGATCTCTGATATTCAATAATGGCTCggtttcaacccatttagtaaagtaatctGTGCCGACCAGCAGAAATCTCTTATTCCCTGTTGCCTTAGGGAAATGTTCTAaaatatccaagccccattgagcgaaaggccaaggactggataGAGGATTGAGAACTCCTCCTGGTTAATGAATGTTGGaagcaaacctctgacactggtcacactttTTAACATACTCCAACGCTTCcttctgcatattaggccaccgaTATCCTTGAGTAAGGGCTCTACGAGACAAAGATCTGCCCCatgtatgacttccacaaatcccctcatgcaattcttctagaagcaACTTTGTTACTTTAAGGTTCATACACAGCAAATATGGTCCAGAAAAAGAGCGCTTGTACAACTTTTGATCCTTAGACAGCCAAAACCAAGGAGCCTTCCTACATACTTTTTCGGCTTTAGACTTTTCCTCAAGTAAGATATTCTCTTTAAGATACAGCACAACGGGGTctatccaactaggtcccacttTGATCTGATGAACATGGACTACGTCTACATTTTTCTTAGTAGGCATATACAAATCTTCCACTAAAATAACCCAAGATAAACTTcgtgccgaggacgttgccaagGTGGCTAGAGAGTCGGCATGAGTGTTCCTGTTTCTGGAGATTTGCACTAAAgtgaaagattcaaaatttgattgcaaACATCTAACCTGACTttaatattcttgcattctcgaGTCTCTGGCTTTTAGCTCCCCTTCCACCTGGCCTACAACCAACCTTGAGTCCAAGAACATCTCCACGTTCTTCCCTCCAATTTTTTGAACCATAGTCATCCCTATTAGCAaagcttcatactcggcttcattattcaTGGCTGAAAAACCCATTCTCAAGGACTTTTCAATGACGATCTTATCTGGAGATATTTTAACCAGCCCCGCTCCAAATCCTCTTTGATTTGTTGCACCATCCATGTACACCTTCCACGATAAAGATTCCTTCAgggagatcatgccaactgatttttcatccatgtctgATCTCTTCGTATGTTCTTCCAATGAGAGCTCAGCGAACTCAGCCACTAAGTCAGTAAGGACCTAACCTCTCACAGAGGTGCGTGGCATATACTttatatcaaaagcccccagaaTTGTTCCCCACTTGGCAATCCTTCTCGTATAATCAGCGCTTCAAAGTAAAGACTTGAGCAGGAGTTGGGTTAGGACCACAACTgtgtgagactggaagtaatggggaagctttcacGTGGCATGCACCACTGCCAAAATGACTTTTTCCAACGGTAAGTAGCGGATCTCAGCTTCGTGCAACGCCTTACTTACATAATAGACCAGCATTTGAATATCGTTGTCAACCTTTATTAGTACAAAGCTGACATCATGGGAAACTACAACGATATAAGCAAACAATACCTCATCTACCTCAGGCCTagacataataggtggccgagaaagatattctttgagttgttgaaaagccaaagcacacTCCTCAGTCTATTctaatcctttccatttattcaataattggaAGAAAAGCCTACATCTGTCTGTGGGTCGAGAAATAAACTGATTTAAAGCAGCTATCATTCCTATCAATCTCTAAACTTCCTTAGGATTACGAGGTGGCTGCAAATTGTTAATTGCCTTAACTTGATCAAGATTAACTTCGATTCCACGATGTGTAACCATGAAGTCCAGAAATTtaccagatcccacgccaaaagagcatttggaagcatttaggcacaacttatacttccttagtgTCTCGAAGACATTTTCAAGATTCCCAACATGCTCAAACACCATCTTACtttttaccaccatgtcatccacataaacctcaATGCGCTTCCCCAACTGTGATTCGAACAActtagtcatcatcctttggtaagtagcccctgcattctttaaACCGAAAgacattaccttataatgatagtatCCAGTAAGAGTGACGAAGGCTGTTTTCTCTTGATCGTCCAAAGCCAAAgatatttggtgataaccttgaaaagtatccaagaaactcattcgaggatgcccAGCTgtggcatccaccaactgatcaatgCGAGGCATGGGGAAAGGATCTTTGGGACATACTTCATTCAAATTAGTAAAGTCTACGCATACCCACCATttgccattcttcttcttaaccaCCACCGTATTGGCCAACCAATCAAGATAAAACACCTCTTTGATAGCTCCTACTTGCTTGAGCTTAATTACTTCTTCTTTGACAATTTTAGAATGTTCTTTAGAtgatcgccgaggtggttgctttcTCGGCACAACAGtggggttgacattcaaatgatgacaaatgaagttcggatTGACCCCCggggcctcataagcattccaagCAAAAATATCCAGGTTTCTTTTAAGGAACTTCACCAATTCCTCTTTCTCTTGAGGAGGCAGCTGTGCACCTACCTGAAAATACTTTTCTTATCATCCCCTATAGAAACTCGCTCTAAAGCTTCACATTCTACTTCTATTGATAGACTCCCTGATAACGCCGGCTCCTTTAATTGCTACAAATCATGATCATCTGATGCCGAGGACCCACCTCTAGATTGATGTCTAATTGCAGCCACCATGTACTACCTCGCTGTAGACTGGCTTCCGATTAGCTCTTCAACCCGGTCCCCAGATGGATATTTCACATTCAAATGCAAAGTGGAAGGGACAACCCCCATGGTATGAAGCCAGGGTCTCGCCACAATGGCTGTGTATGGAGAATAAAAATCTACCACTATGAAGTTGACCTTTAAAACTTCTAACCCTATTTGTACCGGCAACTTGACTTGCCCCATTGGTATAACCATCTTCCCATCGAAACCAACTAGGGATGAATCATAACTAGTCAAATCTTCTGGTTTTAATCCTAAGCCTTTATACAAATCAGTGTACATAATTTTTGCCCCACTACCTTGATCCACCATTACATGCCTCACATCATACCCCTTATCCTGAGCATAACTACcagagcatcatcatgtggttgtaTAGTTCCAACCTTATCCTTCTCTAAGAAACTCAAAGCAAGTTGTAGTGCAACCTTAGCCCTCTTAGGCTCATGATTATAGTTCTCGGGTAGTGGCCGAGCCACAGTTATTACTCGGGAAGGACACGAATCCGTCCTTCCAAGAGTCACAAAGATAACATTACTGGAGCCCAAAGGAGGTCTTGAAAAGGTGTTCCCTTGAGTACTTGAGCCTGTATAACCGACTTGCCCATTGGGCTTATATAGGAACTGTTGCAACCTTCTATCTttaaccaattgctccaaatgatACCACAAATTTCTGCAATTCTCAGTGGTATGTCTTCACTCCTGGTGATACTGACAATGAAAGTTCTAGTTACGTCTTGTAGGGTCCCCACTCATCTTGTTAGGCTATTTGAAGTAGGGCACATTCTTAATCTTCtcaagaatatgatgaactGGCTCTCAGAACACCATTTTGACGGCCTGTGGCACGATACCAGCCCCAGTCTGCCTGGTGAAATCTCGTCGAGGATAATTATCGTTATATTTTTTTGACCTGAAGTCCCTCCTATCCTGAGAGACCACCTTCGCCTTTCTTTTACCTAACTGCTGATCCTTCTTAACTCGCTTATACTTATCAATACGGTCTATGAGCCGGTGCACACTACTAACTGGTTTCTCAGTTAAGGACTTCCTCAAACCATGCTCGACTAGTAAGCTAACCTTGAAAGTTCTAATGGTCACATCATCAAAATtcccatcaatctcattgaacatctcccaatatctat from Castanea sativa cultivar Marrone di Chiusa Pesio chromosome 6, ASM4071231v1 includes:
- the LOC142639858 gene encoding uncharacterized protein LOC142639858 — protein: MDEKSVGMISLKESLSWKVYMDGATNQRGFGAGLVKISPDKIVIEKSLRMGFSAMNNEAEYEALLIGMTMVQKIGGKNVEMFLDSRNRNTHADSLATLATSSARSLSWVILVEDLYMPTKKNVDVVHVHQIKVGPSWIDPVVLYLKENILLEEKSKAEKVCRKAPWFWLSKDQKLYKRSFSGPYLLCMNLKVTKLLLEELHEGICGSHTWGRSLSRRALTQGYRWPNMQKEALEYVKKCDQCQSLIVRPIEDIAAIWVLQIDIGTLAYPQGNGQAKAVNKVIVNEFKKRLDDAKGRWVEELPRVLWTYRTTPRRSTGETPFSMTYGAEAVIPLETGFPTLRSSSFSPSINNGLLEKSLDLVEERRENAMV
- the LOC142639859 gene encoding uncharacterized protein LOC142639859; protein product: MAMHSKNEALMCKVFPSSLGPVAMRRFDGLGSGSIDSFKELTQAYWEMFNEIDGNFDDVTIRTFKVSLLVEHGLRKSLTEKPVSSVHRLIDRIDKYKRVKKDQQLGKRKAKVVSQDRRDFRNLWYHLEQLVKDRRLQQFLYKPNGQVGYTGSSTQGNTFSRPPLGSSNVIFVTLGRTDSCPSRVITVARPLPENYNHEPKRAKVALQLALSFLEKDKDKGYDVRHVMVDQGSGAKIMYTDLYKGLGLKPEDLTSYDSSLVGFDGKMVIPMGQVKLPVQIGLEVLKVNFIVVDFYSPYTAIVARPWLHTMGVVPSTLHLNVKYPSGDRVEELIGSQSTAR